From the Ruania alkalisoli genome, one window contains:
- a CDS encoding aspartate aminotransferase family protein, with protein sequence MTQLSPLLKQATPVLVDHGEGSYLYDTDGRRFLDFTAGIGVTSTGHCHPHVVAAAQAQVGSLIHGQYTTVMHKPMLALTEKLGSVLPEGLDSIFYSNSGSEAIEASLRLARQATGRPNVIVFHGGFHGRTVAAATMTTSGTRFSAGFSPLMGGVHVAPFPTAYRYGWSEEEATDFALAELDYIFATLTSPAETAAFIVEPVLGEGGYIPGNTRFFAGLRERADEHGILLVMDEIQTGFGRTGKYFGHQHFDVVPDVITMAKGLASGFPISGIAASRELMAKAWPGSQGGTYGGNAVACAAAVATLEVIENENLVGNAAERGTQLLQGARAAATSAVGDVRGLGLLVGSEFTTDGKPDTARASAAQKLAAEKGLLLLTCGAHMNVVRMIPPLVVTAEQVEDALAIWREVLAAV encoded by the coding sequence CTGACCCAGCTTTCCCCCCTGCTCAAGCAGGCCACCCCGGTGCTCGTCGACCACGGCGAGGGCTCCTATCTGTACGACACCGACGGTCGCCGCTTCCTCGACTTCACCGCCGGGATCGGCGTCACGAGTACCGGTCACTGCCACCCACACGTGGTCGCCGCTGCTCAGGCGCAGGTGGGCTCGCTCATCCACGGGCAGTACACGACCGTCATGCACAAGCCGATGCTCGCCCTCACTGAGAAGCTGGGCAGCGTGCTGCCGGAGGGTCTGGACTCGATCTTCTACTCCAACTCCGGCAGTGAGGCGATCGAAGCCTCGCTCCGGCTGGCACGTCAGGCCACCGGCCGCCCGAACGTCATCGTCTTCCACGGTGGGTTCCACGGCCGCACCGTCGCAGCAGCCACGATGACCACCTCCGGCACGCGGTTCTCTGCCGGATTCTCCCCGCTCATGGGTGGTGTGCACGTGGCTCCCTTCCCGACCGCCTACCGGTACGGCTGGAGCGAGGAGGAAGCCACCGACTTCGCCCTGGCCGAGCTCGACTACATCTTCGCCACCCTCACCTCCCCTGCCGAGACGGCAGCGTTCATCGTGGAGCCGGTACTCGGCGAGGGCGGCTACATCCCGGGCAACACCCGGTTCTTCGCGGGGCTGCGTGAGCGAGCAGACGAGCACGGCATCCTGCTGGTGATGGACGAGATCCAGACCGGATTCGGACGTACCGGCAAGTACTTCGGCCACCAGCATTTCGACGTGGTCCCGGACGTGATCACGATGGCGAAGGGGCTGGCGAGTGGCTTCCCGATCTCGGGGATCGCGGCGTCGCGGGAACTGATGGCCAAGGCGTGGCCGGGCTCGCAGGGCGGCACCTACGGTGGTAATGCCGTGGCCTGTGCCGCCGCGGTGGCCACGTTGGAAGTGATCGAGAACGAGAACCTCGTGGGCAATGCGGCCGAGCGGGGCACCCAGTTGCTGCAGGGTGCACGCGCTGCGGCGACCTCCGCCGTCGGGGATGTGCGTGGGTTGGGCCTGCTGGTGGGCTCGGAGTTCACCACCGACGGCAAGCCCGATACCGCGCGAGCGTCGGCGGCGCAGAAGCTCGCGGCCGAGAAGGGGCTGCTGCTGCTCACCTGCGGGGCGCACATGAACGTGGTGCGGATGATCCCGCCGCTGGTGGTCACCGCCGAGCAGGTGGAGGACGCGCTGGCGATCTGGCGAGAGGTGCTCGCCGCTGTGTAG
- a CDS encoding NAD-dependent succinate-semialdehyde dehydrogenase, translating into MTPTEAIASVPTDLFIAGSWRTAGRTMAVENPATGEVLTQVADADPDEAMAALDAAAAAQADWARTPARTRSEILYRAFELLHAEVDRLALIMTLEMGKPLAESKGEIAYAAEFFRWFAEEAVRIDGGHMRAPAGGARFLISKQPVGPCVLITPWNFPMAMGTRKIGPAIAAGCTSVIKPAEATPLSTLALAEILQRAGLPDGVVNVVTTSRADDAMSPLILDPRSRKLSFTGSTGVGKHLLQLAAQTVMRTSMELGGNAPLIVFDDADMDTAVAGTIAAKLRNIGQACTAANRIFVHASVAEEFTRRITEEMASRRMGSGLEEGVTIGPLIDDKAVEKVNGLVRSAADGGARVLLGGVPEPGPGHFFPATVVTDVPEGAELGSTEIFGPVAAISTFTDEDDVIARANNTPHGLVSYVFTESLRRGLRVSDALETGMVGLNQGVVSNPAAPFGGMKESGLGREGGLTGIEEFLDTKYIGIAD; encoded by the coding sequence ATGACACCCACCGAAGCGATCGCCTCCGTCCCCACTGACCTGTTCATCGCCGGCTCCTGGCGTACCGCCGGGCGCACCATGGCGGTGGAGAACCCCGCCACCGGGGAGGTGCTCACCCAGGTGGCCGACGCCGATCCAGACGAGGCGATGGCGGCGCTCGACGCCGCGGCCGCGGCCCAGGCGGACTGGGCCCGCACCCCAGCCCGTACCCGCAGCGAGATCCTCTACCGGGCATTCGAGCTGCTGCATGCCGAGGTCGACCGGCTCGCCCTGATCATGACGCTCGAGATGGGCAAGCCGCTGGCCGAGTCCAAGGGCGAGATCGCCTACGCTGCTGAGTTCTTCCGCTGGTTCGCCGAGGAGGCGGTGCGTATCGACGGCGGACACATGCGCGCCCCTGCTGGTGGCGCCCGCTTCCTCATCAGCAAGCAGCCGGTGGGGCCGTGTGTGCTGATCACTCCGTGGAACTTCCCGATGGCGATGGGCACGCGCAAGATCGGTCCGGCGATCGCGGCCGGCTGCACGAGCGTGATCAAACCGGCCGAGGCCACTCCCCTGAGCACGCTCGCGCTCGCCGAGATCCTGCAGCGCGCCGGCCTGCCCGACGGCGTGGTGAACGTGGTCACCACGTCCCGGGCCGACGATGCGATGAGCCCGCTGATCCTCGACCCGCGCTCGCGCAAGCTCTCCTTCACGGGATCCACCGGCGTGGGCAAGCATCTGCTGCAGCTGGCAGCGCAGACGGTGATGCGCACCTCCATGGAACTCGGCGGAAACGCTCCGCTGATCGTCTTCGACGACGCCGACATGGACACGGCCGTGGCGGGCACGATCGCGGCGAAGCTACGCAACATCGGTCAGGCGTGCACGGCCGCCAACCGGATCTTCGTACACGCCTCGGTGGCGGAGGAGTTCACCCGGCGCATCACCGAGGAGATGGCCTCGCGCCGGATGGGCTCCGGGCTGGAGGAAGGGGTCACGATCGGGCCCCTCATCGACGATAAGGCCGTCGAGAAGGTCAACGGTCTCGTACGATCAGCCGCCGACGGCGGAGCTCGGGTCCTGCTCGGGGGTGTCCCCGAGCCGGGGCCGGGTCACTTCTTCCCCGCGACCGTCGTCACGGACGTTCCGGAGGGGGCCGAGCTGGGCAGTACCGAGATCTTCGGACCGGTCGCCGCGATCAGCACCTTCACCGACGAGGATGACGTCATCGCGCGTGCGAACAACACCCCGCACGGGCTGGTCTCCTATGTGTTCACCGAATCGCTGCGGCGTGGGCTGCGAGTGAGCGATGCACTCGAGACCGGCATGGTCGGCCTCAACCAGGGCGTCGTCTCCAACCCGGCCGCACCGTTCGGCGGGATGAAGGAGTCCGGACTGGGCCGCGAGGGCGGACTCACCGGGATCGAGGAGTTCCTGGACACCAAATACATCGGGATCGCCGACTGA
- a CDS encoding type 1 glutamine amidotransferase domain-containing protein, with protein sequence MADVTGKTVAFLLTDGYEDSELTSPWQAVTRAGASAVLVSPRAGRVGGKKGHSQTVDVPVAEADASSYDALVLPGGTANADALRMNGDAVAFTRSFFTEHKPVGVICHGAWILADADVLSGRTLTSFPSLRTDLSNAGATWVDEEVVVDEGLVSSRTPADLPAFNDKFVEEVMEGKHGGQTG encoded by the coding sequence ATGGCCGACGTGACCGGCAAGACCGTAGCCTTCCTGCTCACCGACGGATATGAGGACAGCGAGTTGACCAGCCCGTGGCAGGCGGTCACCCGCGCAGGGGCGAGTGCCGTCCTTGTCTCGCCCCGAGCTGGACGGGTCGGCGGGAAGAAGGGCCACTCGCAGACGGTGGACGTCCCCGTGGCCGAGGCGGACGCCTCCTCTTACGACGCACTCGTGTTGCCCGGCGGCACCGCCAACGCCGACGCTCTACGCATGAACGGTGACGCCGTGGCCTTCACACGGAGCTTCTTCACCGAGCACAAGCCGGTGGGCGTCATCTGCCACGGCGCCTGGATCCTGGCCGATGCCGACGTGCTCTCAGGCCGCACCCTCACCTCCTTCCCGAGCCTGCGCACCGACCTGAGCAACGCCGGCGCCACCTGGGTGGACGAGGAGGTCGTCGTCGACGAGGGCCTGGTCTCAAGCAGGACACCTGCAGACCTGCCAGCATTCAACGACAAGTTCGTTGAGGAGGTCATGGAGGGCAAGCACGGGGGTCAGACGGGCTGA
- a CDS encoding biotin--[acetyl-CoA-carboxylase] ligase yields the protein MHVQPRWEILDEVGSTSTELLVRAAADPDAWPDRSVLLARRQVSGRGRAGRAWTTDAHHALTFSILLRPAVPTDRWSWLPLLAGVAVVQALHEFQPDGAAPPHEVACGLKWPNDVVHLGGTEVLPEWGCLRKVGGLLAEILPDRSGVVVGIGINLDGDELPVPWAGSVAELGVRTTPEGLARAIHSRLSDPIAAWEAGEDPTSIVAPACLTLGTHVRVTLPGDEVIEGEAVDLATDGALRVRAGSEERVVHAGDVAHVRPA from the coding sequence ATGCACGTCCAGCCCCGATGGGAGATCCTCGACGAAGTCGGCTCGACCAGTACCGAGCTCTTGGTCCGCGCGGCTGCCGATCCGGACGCTTGGCCCGACCGGTCGGTTCTGCTCGCCCGCCGGCAGGTGTCCGGCCGCGGGCGTGCAGGGCGCGCATGGACGACCGATGCCCACCATGCGCTGACCTTCTCCATCCTCCTTCGCCCGGCCGTGCCGACCGACCGCTGGAGCTGGCTGCCGCTGCTGGCGGGGGTCGCCGTGGTCCAGGCCTTGCACGAGTTCCAGCCCGACGGCGCAGCTCCCCCGCACGAGGTGGCCTGCGGTCTGAAGTGGCCCAACGACGTCGTTCACCTCGGCGGTACCGAGGTGCTTCCCGAATGGGGGTGCCTGCGCAAGGTCGGCGGTCTGCTCGCCGAGATCCTGCCGGATCGGTCGGGGGTGGTGGTCGGGATCGGGATCAACCTGGACGGTGACGAGTTGCCCGTGCCATGGGCAGGTTCGGTCGCCGAACTCGGCGTGCGGACCACACCAGAGGGCCTGGCGCGGGCGATCCACAGCCGTCTCTCGGATCCGATCGCCGCGTGGGAGGCAGGCGAGGACCCGACGTCGATCGTGGCGCCGGCCTGCCTCACCCTCGGCACCCACGTGCGGGTCACCCTGCCCGGGGATGAGGTGATCGAGGGTGAAGCTGTCGATCTGGCCACCGACGGTGCGTTGCGCGTGCGTGCTGGGAGTGAAGAGCGTGTAGTGCACGCCGGGGATGTGGCTCACGTACGCCCAGCGTGA
- a CDS encoding NAD(P)-dependent oxidoreductase: MKVAVVGASGRTGAEVVREAQERGHHVTAVVRDRERLGDLRPDQVAVADGRDAEALAAAFADVEAVISCVGPVKGEDVQVQSAITEVVLHAAAGAGVDRCVVVSASGWLVDGDDPLGRYLAKPILARVLREENAAFAETERLVRGAGLDWTIVRPPMLRDGTARGSYHQRRDGNVRWRYSIRRSDLAVALCDLLVDQTAVRKVVSVAA; the protein is encoded by the coding sequence ATGAAAGTCGCCGTGGTCGGAGCGAGTGGACGCACGGGAGCGGAAGTGGTGCGTGAGGCGCAGGAACGAGGGCATCATGTGACCGCCGTCGTGCGTGACCGCGAACGTCTCGGTGATCTGCGACCGGATCAGGTGGCCGTCGCGGACGGGCGCGACGCAGAGGCGCTCGCGGCCGCATTCGCCGATGTGGAGGCTGTCATCTCTTGTGTGGGCCCGGTCAAGGGCGAGGACGTCCAGGTGCAGTCGGCGATCACCGAGGTGGTGCTCCACGCAGCCGCCGGCGCTGGTGTTGACCGGTGTGTGGTGGTGTCAGCGAGTGGATGGCTCGTGGACGGCGACGACCCGCTCGGCCGGTACCTCGCCAAGCCGATCCTCGCTCGGGTACTGCGGGAGGAGAACGCGGCGTTTGCTGAGACCGAGCGGCTCGTGCGGGGAGCCGGCCTCGACTGGACCATCGTGCGGCCACCGATGTTGCGCGACGGTACGGCGCGCGGGTCCTATCACCAGCGGCGCGACGGCAACGTGCGGTGGCGCTACTCGATCCGGCGCAGCGACCTTGCCGTCGCGCTCTGCGATCTGCTGGTGGACCAGACGGCGGTGCGCAAGGTCGTGTCCGTCGCGGCCTGA
- a CDS encoding TetR/AcrR family transcriptional regulator, with protein MSARDRILDAAASVLREQGIAHATTKEIARAAGCSEALLYKHFAGKHELFLGVLSERSPRLARPDELVGTRTVPENLATLVARLMEFYVRSFPMSASILGAPELLAAHRQGLRRLGAGPAAPAHQVQTYLDAEAALGRVGPDADTTAIARTLTGAALFEAFLAVYEGRDDVQDTTERARAAVASIRL; from the coding sequence ATGAGCGCACGAGATCGGATCCTCGATGCAGCCGCGTCCGTGCTGCGCGAACAGGGCATCGCTCACGCCACCACCAAGGAAATCGCCCGCGCCGCGGGGTGCTCCGAGGCCCTGCTCTACAAGCACTTCGCCGGCAAGCACGAACTGTTCCTCGGGGTCCTGTCAGAGCGCTCGCCGCGACTGGCTCGGCCCGACGAGCTCGTCGGCACACGCACAGTGCCGGAGAACCTGGCGACGCTTGTGGCCAGGCTCATGGAGTTCTATGTCCGGTCCTTCCCGATGTCGGCATCGATCCTCGGCGCACCCGAGCTGCTCGCAGCACATCGCCAAGGCCTGCGTCGTCTCGGCGCAGGCCCCGCCGCCCCGGCCCATCAGGTGCAGACCTACCTCGACGCCGAGGCAGCACTGGGGCGCGTGGGTCCCGATGCCGACACCACCGCCATAGCGCGCACTCTCACCGGCGCTGCACTCTTCGAGGCCTTTCTCGCGGTGTACGAGGGCCGGGACGACGTGCAGGACACCACCGAGCGCGCCCGGGCGGCGGTGGCGTCCATCAGGCTCTGA
- a CDS encoding acyl-CoA carboxylase subunit beta has protein sequence MSTSETSVDTSTTAGKLADLDRRRAEGPQRLAEIAVEKQGARGKKSARDRIDALLDEDSFTELDAFATHRSTNFGLEAKKISGDGVVVGYGTIDGRQVCIYAQDFTVFGGSLGEVHGEKITKVMDLAMRTGVPLIGISDGGGARIQEGVAALTQFAEIFRRNVAASGVIPQISLILGPSAGGAVYSPALTDFIIMADQTSNMFITGPDVIRAVTGEDVGFEELGGGRTHNERSGVAHYLAADEDDAFDYVKALLHYLPTNNLTDPETFDAPADLEPTEEDEALDTLVPDSDNQPYDMHTVIETVLDDGEFLEVQALFAKNVVVGFGHVEGHPVGVVANQPLAMAGTLDIAAAEKAARFVRTCDAFNIPVLTFVDVPGFLPGTDQEWNGIIRRGAKLIYAYAEATVPLITVITRKAYGGAYIVMASKQLGADLNLAWPTAQIAVMGASGAVNILQRRTLKEVAENGGDVEAERTRLIDEYTDAIVNPWDAAQRGYVDGVIRPSETRAQIVKGLRALRTKRASLPVKKHGNIPL, from the coding sequence GTGAGCACATCCGAGACTTCCGTCGACACGTCCACCACGGCCGGCAAACTCGCCGACCTGGACCGCCGCCGGGCCGAGGGCCCGCAGCGCCTGGCCGAGATCGCCGTCGAAAAGCAGGGCGCCCGCGGGAAGAAGTCCGCGCGCGACCGCATCGACGCCCTGCTGGACGAGGACAGCTTCACCGAGCTGGACGCATTCGCCACCCACCGCTCCACCAACTTCGGCCTCGAGGCGAAGAAGATCTCCGGTGATGGCGTGGTGGTCGGCTACGGCACGATCGACGGGCGACAGGTGTGCATCTACGCCCAGGACTTCACTGTCTTCGGTGGATCGCTCGGCGAGGTGCACGGGGAGAAGATCACCAAGGTGATGGACCTGGCGATGCGCACCGGCGTCCCCTTGATCGGCATCAGCGACGGTGGCGGGGCCCGCATCCAGGAAGGCGTGGCAGCACTAACGCAGTTCGCCGAGATCTTCCGCCGCAACGTGGCCGCCTCCGGGGTGATCCCGCAGATCTCCCTGATCCTCGGGCCCAGCGCCGGTGGCGCGGTGTACTCCCCCGCGCTCACCGACTTCATCATCATGGCCGACCAAACCTCCAACATGTTCATCACCGGCCCGGACGTGATCCGTGCCGTCACCGGCGAAGATGTCGGGTTCGAGGAACTCGGCGGCGGGCGCACCCACAACGAACGTTCCGGGGTGGCGCACTACCTGGCAGCAGACGAGGACGACGCCTTCGACTACGTCAAAGCACTCCTGCACTACCTGCCCACGAACAACCTCACCGACCCGGAAACCTTCGACGCACCGGCCGACCTCGAACCGACCGAGGAAGACGAGGCGCTCGACACGCTCGTCCCGGACTCGGACAACCAGCCCTATGACATGCACACTGTCATCGAGACCGTGCTCGACGACGGCGAGTTCCTCGAGGTCCAGGCGCTGTTCGCGAAGAACGTGGTGGTCGGTTTCGGGCACGTCGAAGGCCACCCGGTAGGCGTGGTGGCCAACCAGCCGCTCGCGATGGCAGGAACCCTGGACATCGCCGCCGCCGAGAAGGCGGCCCGGTTCGTGCGCACCTGCGACGCCTTCAACATCCCGGTGCTGACGTTCGTCGACGTGCCCGGATTCCTGCCCGGCACGGATCAGGAGTGGAATGGCATCATCCGCCGCGGCGCCAAGCTCATCTACGCCTACGCCGAGGCCACCGTGCCGCTCATCACCGTGATCACCCGCAAGGCCTACGGCGGTGCCTATATCGTGATGGCCTCCAAGCAGCTCGGCGCCGACCTGAACCTGGCATGGCCCACGGCACAGATCGCCGTCATGGGGGCCAGCGGCGCCGTGAACATCCTGCAGCGGCGCACGCTCAAGGAGGTCGCCGAGAACGGTGGCGACGTCGAGGCCGAACGCACCCGCCTGATCGACGAGTACACCGACGCCATCGTCAACCCGTGGGACGCCGCCCAGCGAGGGTACGTCGATGGCGTCATCCGCCCCTCGGAAACGCGTGCGCAGATCGTCAAGGGGCTGCGGGCGCTGCGCACGAAGCGGGCATCGCTGCCGGTGAAGAAGCACGGGAACATCCCGCTGTGA
- a CDS encoding acyl-CoA carboxylase subunit epsilon: protein MTGQNGRSNSNGHYAGLGEIPSDLVRVVKGDPDEAELAALVAGIVAARAAAAAHEEIDDGAHTSLWSDRAHQLGRPARPGRGSWRWSALPR, encoded by the coding sequence GTGACCGGGCAGAACGGTCGGAGCAACAGCAACGGCCACTACGCCGGTCTCGGGGAGATTCCCTCGGACCTGGTGCGGGTCGTCAAGGGCGATCCGGACGAGGCCGAGCTCGCGGCACTGGTCGCCGGGATCGTGGCAGCCCGGGCGGCTGCCGCCGCGCACGAGGAGATCGACGACGGCGCCCACACGTCGCTGTGGAGCGACCGGGCCCATCAGCTCGGCCGCCCTGCCCGCCCCGGGCGTGGCTCGTGGCGCTGGAGCGCCCTGCCTCGCTGA
- a CDS encoding sugar phosphate isomerase/epimerase family protein: MTAHTSARIGVQLMTVRREVDEIGLPAVLRRLSEIGLPNIEVSQVPLTSENLDSFAHGRDKLGLSYAALSGTMEAGGGANPSLPSDYDHLVTAARRLGCERIRIGMLPFSALRDEQALLSFCRDADEMARRLADDGIRLSYHNHHIEFARLGDREVLETIRTEAPNLWLEVDVYWVQRGGHDPVRTLERFAGSVDLVHLKDFRVSLPPAEAFEVLADGDRSAVQEHFAQPVQFAEVGQGTLDWAAIVRAGIDAGAAHLLIEQDATYGRDPFESLTMSRERLVELGFAEMF; this comes from the coding sequence ATGACTGCACACACCTCTGCCCGGATCGGCGTTCAGCTCATGACCGTGCGGCGGGAGGTGGACGAGATCGGCTTGCCTGCGGTGCTGCGGCGGCTCAGCGAGATCGGGTTGCCGAACATCGAGGTCTCCCAGGTGCCGCTCACCAGCGAGAACCTGGACAGCTTCGCCCACGGTCGTGACAAGCTCGGCCTGAGCTATGCGGCGCTGTCGGGCACCATGGAGGCCGGCGGCGGTGCCAACCCGTCACTGCCGAGCGACTACGACCACCTCGTGACCGCTGCCCGGCGCCTCGGGTGCGAACGGATCCGGATCGGGATGCTGCCGTTTTCTGCGCTCCGTGATGAGCAGGCGCTCCTCAGCTTCTGCCGTGACGCCGACGAGATGGCCCGCCGGCTCGCCGATGACGGGATCCGGCTGTCCTACCACAACCACCACATCGAGTTCGCTCGGCTCGGTGACCGGGAGGTGCTGGAGACCATCCGCACCGAGGCACCGAACCTGTGGCTCGAGGTCGACGTCTACTGGGTGCAGCGCGGCGGGCACGACCCCGTTCGCACCCTGGAGCGGTTCGCGGGGTCGGTTGACTTGGTACACCTGAAGGACTTCCGGGTGAGCCTTCCCCCAGCCGAGGCGTTCGAGGTGCTCGCAGACGGTGACCGTTCCGCTGTCCAGGAACACTTCGCCCAGCCGGTGCAGTTCGCCGAGGTCGGGCAGGGGACGCTCGACTGGGCGGCGATCGTGCGGGCGGGCATCGATGCCGGTGCGGCGCATCTGCTCATCGAGCAGGACGCCACCTACGGCCGGGACCCATTCGAATCGCTGACCATGTCCCGCGAGCGGCTCGTCGAGCTCGGGTTCGCCGAGATGTTCTGA